A window of Chryseobacterium sp. IHB B 17019 genomic DNA:
ATTTCCGTTTCCGGAACCGGTTTGTAACCACCCATCGGAATGTAAGACATTGATTCTGTACCTCCTGCAATAATACAATCAGCCATTCCGGCCTGAATTTTTGCAGAAGCAATCGCAATTGCCTCACTTCCTGATGCACAATATCTGTTCACGGTAACACCGGGAACTTTGTCAGTATTCAATCCCATTAAAGAGATCAAACGAGCAACGTTTAAGCCTTGTTCCGCTTCCGGCATTGCATTTCCAACGATAAGGTCATCGATTCTGTTTTTGTCTAATTGCGGAAGTTCAGCCATTAGTTTTTCAATAACTGTAGCCGCCATTACATCAGGTCTCGTGAATCTTAAACTTCCTTTTGGAGCTTTTCCAACGGCAGTTCTGAAGCCCTTTACTATATATGCTGTTTTCATATTTTTTATTGATTAATTTATTTTTTTGAGAGTTTTTTGCCTCGTAGAGGTAAACTGTTCATAGCTTGTTTGTTTTGCTTTGTTCGCGGAGCTCCGTAGGAGCGACCTGTTAATTTTCAATCCATTCGAATAAATATTTTGAATCATATTCGATTTCAAATTTTTCCATTAAATCCAAATATTCTTCTTTAAATGTTTTCTTTTTGTGATGTTCTTCTTGGTTTAAAATATACTTTACAACCAGATCAACACTACTTTTGGAATAAGAGAATGCACCATAACCTTCCTGCCAGTTGAATTTTCCATTTGTCCATCCTTTTTCATTAATGAACTTTGAAGAACCCGCTTTAATATCCCTTACCAAATCTGAAATTGAAACTGTCGGACTCATACTTACAAGAATATGAACATGATCCGGCATTGCAAAAACAGCGAATAATTTTTGATTTCTATGGGAAACAATACCTGCAATAAATTTATGTAATTCCTCTCTGCTTTCTTTTGAAATAAGGTTTTGCCTTCCTTTGACAGCGAAAACAATTTGAATATAAATTTGTGTGTATGTGTTTGCCATAAAAGCTATTATCAGGTCGCCTCTACGAGGCTCTGCAAAAATTATAATTTAGCTATTAACAGTTCGCTCCTATGGAGCTCCCTATTAATTTCTCAAAGGTTTTCCGTTTTGTAACATATACTGAATTCTCTCCAGTGTTTTTCTTTCGCCACAAAGCTGCAGGAAAGTTTCTCTTTCAAGATTCAATAAATACTGTTCGGTTACGACCGTTGGTTCGGAAAGATTTCCTCCGACCATTACGTTGGCTAACTTATCCGCAATTTTTTTGTCGTGTGCAGAGATATAATTTCCGGTTAACATCTGGTCTGTTCCTACGTAGAACATTCCCAATGCGTCTTTACCAAGAACTTTTACTTTCTGTTCGATTGGTTGAGTATACCCTTGTTCAGCCAATAATTTTGCTACTTTTTTAGCTTCTGCGATCTGTCTGTTTTTGCTTACGGAAACGATATCTTTTCCTTTTTCAAGAATTCCCATATCATAAGCTTCATAAGCAGAAGTAGCTACTTTACCCATGGCGATATTCATGAAAGCATCACGAAGTCTGTTGTTTTTAACATCATCGTTATGGAATTCTCTTGATGTTCTTAAGGTAAGCTCTTTCGTTCCGCCACCGCCGGGAATTACACCGACTCCGGTTTCAACCAATCCAATGTAAGTTTCTGCTGCTGCGACAACTCTGTCGGCATGCATGGTCATTTCGCAACCACCGCCAAGCGTCATTCCATGAGGAGCAACGACAACGGGAATAGAGGAGTAACGAACCCTCATCATAGATTTTTGGAAATAAGCGATCGCCATGTTCAAATCATCCCAATCCTGCTCAATAGCCATCATTAAAATCATCGCTAAATTTGCTCCAACAGAGAAATTCGTGCCTTGATTTCCGATTACTAATCCGTCATATTCTTTTTCAGCTAAATCAATAGCTCTGTTTAATCCATCTAAAACTTCGCCTCCCAAAGAATTCATTTTAGAACGGATTTCAAAGTTGATAATTCCGTCTCCAAGATCTTCAATCGAAGCTCCTGAATTACTCCAAAGCGTTTTATTTTTTCTGATATTATCTAAAATAATAAAAGCATCTTGTCCAGGAATTTTGTTGTATTCGCCTGAGTTTTTATCAACATAAATACTTTGCCCTTCTTCATTTACTTTATAGAAAGTCTCTACATTTTTAACCCAATCTGAAACTTCATAACCTGAATCTTTAGTCAATTCAATACCTTTTTGAACACCTACGGCATCCCAGATTTCAAACGGACCGTTTTCCCAACCGAAACCAGCTTTCATCGCATCATCGATCTTATAAATTTCATCAGAAATTTCAGGAACTTTGTGTGACACGTAAGCAAATAGTGAACCTAAAGATTTTCTGTATAATTCTGCGGCTTTATCTTTTCCACCAATTAAAATTTTAAATCTGTCAATCGGTTTATCGATAGTTTTTGTTAATTCTAAGGTCGGGAAAGAAGATTTTCCTTGAAGCTCATATTCTAGTGTATCAAGATTTAAGCTGTGAATTTCAGACTTTCCTTCAGCATTTTTCACTTTTTTATAGAAACCTTGCTCAGTTTTTGAACCTAACCATTTATTATCAACCATTTTCTGGATGTAATCTGGAAGGGCGAAAACATTATAGAAGTCATTTTTTTCAACTCCACTGTCACGAACACCGTTTGCCACCATCACCAAAGTATCCAAACCAACAACATCAGCGGTTCTGAACGTTGCAGATTTTGGACGACCAATTACCGGACCGGTTAATTTATCGACTTCAGAGATTGTCAAACCTAATTTTTGAACATTGTGAAGCAAATCCATCATGGAAAAAACTCCAATTCTGTTGGCGATAAATGCAGGAGTGTCTTTCGCTAAAACTGTTGTTTTACCTAAGAATTTTGCTCCGTAAGTCATATAGAAGTTAATAACTTCCGGAAGTGTATCGTTGGTAGGAATAATCTCTAAAAGAGGAAGATATCTCACAGGATTAAAGAAATGCGTTCCCGCAAAATACTGTTTGAAATCTTCGCTTCTTCCTTCTGTTAAAAGATGGATAGGAATTCCCGATGTATTAGAAGAAATCAATGTTCCGGGCTTCCTGAACTGTTCGATTTTTTCATAAACTGATTTTTTGATGTCAAGCCTTTCAACCACAACTTCAATAATCCAGTCTGTATTTTTTATTTTCTGTAAATCATCATCAAAATTTCCAACCTTAATTCTATCCGCAAATTTTGGGGAATAGAGCAGGGCCGGGCTTGCTTTTTTCAGTTTTTCAAAGTTTTCAGAAGCGATTCTGTTTCTTACCGCTTTATCATCTTTGGTCAAACCTTTTTTCTGTTCTGCTTCAGTAAGTTCAAAAGGTACGATATCCAACAACGAAACTTCTACACCAATATTGGCAAAGTGCGCCGCAATACCGCTTCCCATAATTCCTGAACCAAGAACCGTAACGTGTTTGATTCTTCTTTTCATTGATTTTATTGATTTGTTTATTATTTTCTGTTATTTAAATCAGTCGCGATTTTCATAATTTCATTCATGACTTCCTTAAAAGTTTCAAGCTTTTCGGGAGCAATTTTTTCCATGACTCTTTTGTTGAAATTGACAACAACTTCTTTTGAGAGATTCCTGGAACTCAATCCTTTATCGGTAAGCTTA
This region includes:
- a CDS encoding 3-hydroxyacyl-CoA dehydrogenase/enoyl-CoA hydratase family protein; protein product: MKRRIKHVTVLGSGIMGSGIAAHFANIGVEVSLLDIVPFELTEAEQKKGLTKDDKAVRNRIASENFEKLKKASPALLYSPKFADRIKVGNFDDDLQKIKNTDWIIEVVVERLDIKKSVYEKIEQFRKPGTLISSNTSGIPIHLLTEGRSEDFKQYFAGTHFFNPVRYLPLLEIIPTNDTLPEVINFYMTYGAKFLGKTTVLAKDTPAFIANRIGVFSMMDLLHNVQKLGLTISEVDKLTGPVIGRPKSATFRTADVVGLDTLVMVANGVRDSGVEKNDFYNVFALPDYIQKMVDNKWLGSKTEQGFYKKVKNAEGKSEIHSLNLDTLEYELQGKSSFPTLELTKTIDKPIDRFKILIGGKDKAAELYRKSLGSLFAYVSHKVPEISDEIYKIDDAMKAGFGWENGPFEIWDAVGVQKGIELTKDSGYEVSDWVKNVETFYKVNEEGQSIYVDKNSGEYNKIPGQDAFIILDNIRKNKTLWSNSGASIEDLGDGIINFEIRSKMNSLGGEVLDGLNRAIDLAEKEYDGLVIGNQGTNFSVGANLAMILMMAIEQDWDDLNMAIAYFQKSMMRVRYSSIPVVVAPHGMTLGGGCEMTMHADRVVAAAETYIGLVETGVGVIPGGGGTKELTLRTSREFHNDDVKNNRLRDAFMNIAMGKVATSAYEAYDMGILEKGKDIVSVSKNRQIAEAKKVAKLLAEQGYTQPIEQKVKVLGKDALGMFYVGTDQMLTGNYISAHDKKIADKLANVMVGGNLSEPTVVTEQYLLNLERETFLQLCGERKTLERIQYMLQNGKPLRN
- the tnpA gene encoding IS200/IS605 family transposase; translation: MANTYTQIYIQIVFAVKGRQNLISKESREELHKFIAGIVSHRNQKLFAVFAMPDHVHILVSMSPTVSISDLVRDIKAGSSKFINEKGWTNGKFNWQEGYGAFSYSKSSVDLVVKYILNQEEHHKKKTFKEEYLDLMEKFEIEYDSKYLFEWIEN